One region of Hymenobacter sediminicola genomic DNA includes:
- the aspS gene encoding aspartate--tRNA ligase — protein sequence MLRTHTCGDLRPEHIGQTVTLCGWVQRTRDKGGILWVDLRDRYGLTQLALEEGVETAEVREQARQLGREFVLSVTGKVAERHSKNDKMPTGGIEIRVEKIDVLNPAKLPPFLIEDDTDGGDDLRMKYRYLDLRRAPVRQNLMLRHRVAQATRRYLDGQEFIEVETPVLIKSTPEGARDFVVPSRMNPGEFYALPQSPQTFKQLLMVSGFDRYFQIVKCFRDEDLRADRQPEFTQIDCEMSFVEQEDILSTFEGLVQYLFREVKGLEIGKLPRMTYADAMRYYGNDKPDTRFEMRFVELNDVVKGHNFPVFEAAGLVVGICATGAASYTRKQLDELTEYVKRPQIGATGLVYARMEADGSVKSSVDKFYGQEQLQQWKAAFNAQPGDLLLVLAGEPNKTRKALSELRLEMGQRLGLRNKDTFSALWVVDFPLLEYIEEEGRYFAMHHPFTSPKPEDVALLDNPDTIGEVRANAYDMVINGVEVGGGSIRIHDRAVQARMFSLLGFSDEEAKAQFGFLLDAFEYGAPPHGGIAFGFDRLCSLFGGADSIRDFIAFPKNNSGRDVMIDSPSQISGAQLKELSIATAVVGK from the coding sequence ATGCTCCGGACTCATACCTGCGGCGACTTACGCCCCGAACACATTGGCCAAACCGTCACGCTCTGCGGCTGGGTGCAGCGCACCCGCGACAAAGGCGGCATCCTGTGGGTAGACCTGCGCGACCGGTACGGCCTCACGCAGCTGGCCCTGGAAGAAGGCGTGGAAACCGCCGAGGTGCGCGAGCAGGCCCGCCAACTGGGCCGCGAGTTTGTACTGAGCGTGACCGGCAAAGTAGCCGAGCGCCACTCCAAAAACGACAAAATGCCCACCGGCGGCATCGAAATCCGGGTGGAAAAGATTGATGTGCTCAATCCGGCCAAGCTGCCGCCCTTCCTGATTGAAGACGACACTGACGGCGGCGACGACCTGCGGATGAAATACCGCTATCTGGACCTGCGCCGCGCCCCCGTCCGCCAGAACCTGATGCTGCGCCACCGCGTGGCCCAGGCTACACGCCGCTATTTGGATGGCCAGGAGTTCATCGAGGTGGAAACGCCGGTACTCATCAAAAGCACGCCCGAAGGCGCCCGCGACTTCGTGGTGCCGTCCCGCATGAACCCCGGCGAGTTCTACGCCCTGCCCCAGTCGCCGCAGACGTTCAAGCAGCTGCTCATGGTGTCGGGCTTCGACCGGTACTTCCAGATTGTGAAGTGCTTCCGCGACGAAGACCTGCGCGCCGACCGCCAGCCCGAATTCACGCAGATTGACTGCGAAATGTCATTTGTGGAGCAGGAAGACATCCTGAGCACCTTCGAGGGCCTGGTGCAGTACCTGTTCCGCGAGGTGAAAGGGCTGGAAATCGGGAAATTGCCCCGCATGACCTACGCCGACGCCATGCGCTACTACGGCAACGACAAACCCGACACGCGCTTTGAAATGCGCTTTGTGGAGCTGAACGACGTGGTGAAAGGCCACAACTTCCCGGTGTTCGAAGCGGCCGGGCTGGTAGTGGGCATCTGCGCCACCGGTGCGGCCAGCTACACCCGCAAGCAGCTCGACGAGCTGACTGAATATGTGAAACGCCCCCAGATTGGTGCTACCGGCCTCGTGTATGCCCGCATGGAAGCCGATGGCTCGGTGAAGTCGTCGGTGGACAAGTTCTACGGCCAGGAGCAGCTCCAGCAGTGGAAAGCCGCTTTCAACGCGCAGCCCGGCGACTTGCTGCTGGTACTGGCCGGGGAGCCCAACAAAACCCGCAAGGCCCTATCAGAGCTGCGCCTGGAAATGGGCCAGCGCCTCGGCTTACGCAACAAAGACACGTTTTCGGCGCTGTGGGTCGTGGATTTCCCGCTGCTCGAATACATCGAGGAGGAAGGCCGCTACTTCGCCATGCACCACCCCTTCACCTCGCCCAAACCCGAGGACGTGGCCCTGCTCGACAACCCCGACACGATAGGGGAGGTGCGCGCCAACGCCTACGACATGGTGATAAACGGCGTGGAAGTGGGCGGTGGCTCCATCCGCATTCATGACCGCGCCGTGCAGGCCCGCATGTTCTCGCTGCTGGGTTTCTCGGATGAAGAAGCCAAAGCGCAGTTCGGCTTCCTGCTCGACGCTTTCGAGTACGGCGCGCCTCCGCACGGCGGCATTGCCTTCGGCTTCGACCGGCTCTGCAGCCTCTTCGGTGGTGCCGATTCCATCCGCGACTTTATTGCCTTCCCCAAAAACAACTCCGGCCGCGACGTCATGATTGATTCGCCTTCGCAGATTTCCGGCGCCCAGCTAAAGGAACTGAGCATTGCTACGGCCGTGGTAGGGAAGTAG
- a CDS encoding nucleoside deaminase produces the protein MTLPHSTNPPLMSDEQYMREALKQARYAFAEEEIPIGAVVVLDRQIIARAYNQTEKLRDVTAHAEMLALTAAANHVGNKYLSDCTLYVTVEPCVMCAGATAWAQLRRVVYGADEPKFGYRRHGNLLHPKAEVVTGVLGAECGEIMREFFARKRK, from the coding sequence ATGACACTTCCTCATTCCACCAACCCGCCACTCATGTCCGACGAGCAGTACATGCGCGAGGCGCTGAAGCAGGCGCGCTACGCTTTTGCGGAAGAAGAAATTCCGATTGGAGCCGTGGTGGTGCTGGACCGGCAGATTATTGCGCGAGCCTACAACCAGACCGAAAAGCTGCGCGACGTGACGGCCCACGCCGAAATGCTGGCCCTGACGGCTGCCGCCAACCACGTCGGCAACAAATACCTCTCCGACTGCACGCTCTATGTGACGGTGGAGCCCTGCGTGATGTGCGCCGGCGCCACGGCTTGGGCCCAGCTGCGGCGCGTGGTATATGGTGCCGACGAGCCCAAATTCGGGTACCGGCGCCACGGCAACCTGCTGCATCCGAAAGCAGAAGTGGTGACGGGGGTGCTGGGCGCGGAGTGCGGCGAGATAATGCGGGAGTTTTTCGCGCGGAAGCGGAAATAG
- a CDS encoding superoxide dismutase, producing the protein MAFELPKLPYAYDALEPHIDAQTMEIHHTKHHQAYVTNLNNAIAGTELEGKSLEDLMQNIASAPAAVRNNGGGHWNHSLFWTILGPNGGGEPTGAVGEAITKAFGSYEKFKEEFTKAATTRFGSGWAWLCKQTDGSVKICSTPNQDNPLMPDSGCQGTPVLGLDVWEHAYYLKYQNRRPDYIAAFYNAINWDEVNRRFAEAA; encoded by the coding sequence ATGGCTTTCGAACTGCCCAAACTGCCCTACGCCTACGACGCTCTGGAGCCGCACATTGATGCGCAGACGATGGAAATCCACCATACCAAGCACCACCAGGCCTACGTCACGAACCTTAACAACGCCATTGCCGGCACCGAGCTGGAAGGCAAGAGCCTCGAAGACCTGATGCAAAATATTGCCTCGGCCCCGGCAGCAGTGCGCAACAACGGCGGTGGCCACTGGAACCATTCCCTGTTCTGGACCATTCTGGGCCCGAACGGCGGCGGTGAGCCCACGGGCGCGGTAGGCGAGGCCATCACGAAGGCATTCGGCAGCTACGAGAAGTTCAAGGAAGAATTCACGAAAGCCGCTACCACGCGCTTTGGTTCCGGCTGGGCCTGGCTGTGCAAGCAGACCGACGGCTCGGTGAAGATCTGCTCGACGCCCAACCAGGACAACCCGCTAATGCCGGACTCCGGCTGCCAGGGCACGCCCGTACTGGGCCTCGATGTATGGGAGCACGCCTACTACCTCAAGTACCAGAACCGCCGCCCCGACTACATTGCCGCGTTCTACAACGCCATCAACTGGGACGAAGTGAACCGCCGTTTCGCCGAAGCTGCTTAA
- a CDS encoding winged helix-turn-helix domain-containing protein, with protein MAAPFEDLDPLLHSQLRLAVMSLLLSVREAEFNFLKDKTGATAGNLSVQLGKLRDAGYLTLTKEFNGSYPLTRCAITQQGVTAFETYVQSLQRYLSPGTDSA; from the coding sequence GTGGCCGCGCCGTTTGAGGACCTTGACCCGCTGCTGCACTCGCAGTTGCGGCTGGCCGTTATGTCGTTGCTGCTGAGCGTTCGGGAAGCGGAGTTCAATTTCCTGAAGGACAAAACCGGCGCTACTGCCGGTAACCTCAGCGTACAGCTTGGCAAGCTCCGCGACGCCGGCTACCTCACGCTCACCAAGGAGTTCAACGGCAGCTATCCGCTCACGCGCTGTGCCATCACGCAGCAGGGCGTCACGGCCTTCGAAACCTACGTGCAGTCGTTGCAGCGCTACCTCTCACCCGGCACCGACTCAGCCTGA
- a CDS encoding nucleoside permease, giving the protein MSTKLRLIILSFLQFFIWGSWLITIGAYWFQTKQWSGAQFGAIFSTMGIASIFMPSLMGIVADKWVNAEKLYGVLHILGGIVLCTIPMVTDPSMFFWVILLNMIFYMPTLALSIAVSYSVLKREGFDVVKDYPPIRVWGTIGFIAAMWTVSLLGFEKSANQFYIAASAAILLGLYSFTLPACPPQSTNTSSQSLMEVLGLKSFAILRDIKMLTFFLFAMLLGAALQLTNAYGDTFLHDFANVPAYQDTLAVKYPAIIMSISQVSETLFILAIPFFLRRFGIKQVMLFSMIAWVLRFGLLAYGNPADGLWMIILSCIVYGMAFDFFNISGSLFVETQTAPSIRASAQGLFMMMTNGFGAVLGSLVSGVVIEQYFTNADQSKNWQGIWLSFAGYALAIAVLFVILFKHKHTTQEVHEAPDESLLTVEQA; this is encoded by the coding sequence ATGAGTACCAAGTTGCGTCTCATTATTCTGAGCTTTCTACAGTTTTTTATCTGGGGCTCGTGGCTGATAACCATTGGGGCGTACTGGTTTCAGACCAAGCAGTGGTCGGGCGCGCAGTTCGGCGCTATTTTCTCCACCATGGGCATTGCTTCCATTTTCATGCCCTCGCTCATGGGCATTGTGGCCGACAAGTGGGTGAATGCCGAGAAGCTTTATGGTGTACTGCATATCCTGGGCGGTATAGTGCTTTGCACGATTCCTATGGTGACTGACCCGAGCATGTTCTTCTGGGTGATACTGCTGAACATGATTTTCTACATGCCCACACTGGCCCTTAGCATTGCCGTATCGTACTCGGTACTTAAGCGTGAAGGCTTTGACGTGGTAAAGGACTACCCGCCCATCCGCGTGTGGGGCACCATTGGCTTCATTGCAGCCATGTGGACGGTCAGCCTGCTGGGCTTCGAGAAGTCGGCCAACCAGTTTTACATAGCGGCCAGCGCGGCTATTTTGCTGGGTTTGTATTCGTTTACGCTGCCCGCTTGCCCACCCCAATCCACCAATACGTCCAGCCAAAGCCTGATGGAAGTATTGGGCCTCAAGTCGTTTGCCATTCTGCGCGACATCAAGATGCTCACCTTCTTCCTGTTTGCCATGCTGCTCGGTGCCGCTCTGCAGCTCACCAACGCTTACGGCGACACTTTCCTGCATGATTTTGCCAACGTGCCGGCTTACCAGGACACGCTGGCTGTGAAGTATCCGGCCATCATCATGTCCATCTCGCAGGTTTCCGAGACGCTGTTTATTCTGGCTATTCCATTTTTCCTGCGTCGCTTCGGCATCAAGCAGGTGATGCTGTTCAGTATGATTGCCTGGGTACTGCGCTTCGGCCTACTCGCCTACGGTAACCCCGCCGACGGCCTGTGGATGATTATCCTATCCTGCATCGTCTACGGCATGGCGTTCGACTTCTTCAACATCTCCGGCTCCTTGTTCGTGGAAACACAAACGGCACCTTCTATCCGCGCCAGCGCACAGGGTCTGTTCATGATGATGACCAATGGATTCGGCGCGGTGCTCGGAAGCTTGGTAAGCGGTGTGGTTATCGAGCAGTACTTCACGAACGCCGACCAGAGCAAGAACTGGCAGGGTATCTGGCTGTCATTTGCTGGTTATGCGCTAGCCATTGCGGTGCTGTTCGTTATTCTGTTCAAGCACAAGCATACCACCCAGGAGGTACACGAAGCTCCCGACGAATCGCTGCTAACGGTTGAACAGGCATAA
- a CDS encoding nucleoside-diphosphate kinase produces MATNRTFTMIKPDATQENHIGGILSMIEEGGFRIVSLKKVRLTAERAGKFYEVHAERPFYGDLVKYMSSGPIVAAILEKDNAVADFRTLIGATNPAQAAEGTIRKKYAKSIEANAVHGSDSDENAQIEGNFFFGADEQF; encoded by the coding sequence ATGGCTACGAACCGCACGTTCACCATGATTAAGCCCGACGCCACCCAGGAAAACCACATCGGTGGCATCCTGAGCATGATTGAGGAAGGTGGCTTCCGTATCGTTTCGCTGAAAAAAGTACGCCTGACGGCTGAGCGCGCCGGCAAATTCTACGAAGTGCACGCCGAGCGTCCCTTCTACGGCGACCTGGTGAAATACATGTCTTCGGGCCCCATCGTGGCGGCTATCCTGGAGAAGGACAACGCAGTGGCTGACTTCCGCACCCTGATTGGCGCTACCAACCCGGCTCAGGCCGCTGAGGGCACCATCCGGAAGAAATATGCCAAGAGCATCGAAGCCAACGCCGTGCACGGTTCTGACTCCGACGAAAACGCTCAGATCGAAGGCAACTTCTTCTTCGGCGCTGACGAGCAGTTCTAA
- a CDS encoding DHH family phosphoesterase, translating into MSTISELQELLSQPRQVFITTHHKPDADALGSSLGLAGYLRKKGHSVTVVTPSDYPDFLAWMPGNEEVVVYERRENDAQVRDIINSAEVLFCLDFSCLNRINEMGEYIRHATGTKVLIDHHQEPEAFADLDYSNSKAAATAELVFEVIRDLGDQSLIDRGIGECLYAGIMTDTGSFRHPSTSRNVHLIIAELLNAGINLSDVHRRIYDSHSEMRLRFLGFVLKDKLTVLREYNTAYIAITQEELRQYDSKTGDTEGLVNFALSIEGIVFAAVLIDRGQAIKISFRSVGDFSVSSFSRDHFQGGGHHNAAGGISYDKLEPTVQRFLGLLPQYQSQLVTAPLAVAPPSA; encoded by the coding sequence ATGTCCACAATATCTGAGTTGCAGGAGTTGCTGTCGCAGCCCCGGCAGGTTTTCATCACCACCCACCACAAACCCGACGCCGATGCCCTGGGCTCGTCGCTGGGCCTGGCGGGCTACCTTCGCAAGAAGGGACATTCCGTGACGGTTGTTACGCCTTCCGACTACCCTGATTTCCTGGCCTGGATGCCCGGCAACGAGGAAGTGGTGGTGTATGAGCGACGCGAGAACGATGCCCAGGTGCGCGATATTATTAATTCGGCCGAGGTGCTGTTCTGTCTGGATTTTTCCTGCCTGAACCGCATCAACGAAATGGGCGAATACATCCGGCACGCCACCGGCACCAAAGTCCTCATCGACCACCACCAGGAGCCAGAAGCCTTTGCCGACCTCGACTATTCCAACTCCAAGGCGGCCGCTACGGCCGAGCTGGTGTTTGAGGTAATCCGGGACCTGGGCGACCAGAGCCTGATTGACCGCGGTATTGGGGAGTGTCTGTATGCCGGCATCATGACCGATACAGGCTCGTTCCGGCACCCTAGCACTTCGCGCAACGTGCACCTCATCATTGCCGAGCTGCTCAATGCCGGCATCAACCTGAGCGACGTGCACCGCCGCATCTACGACTCGCACTCCGAAATGCGCCTGCGTTTCCTGGGTTTCGTGCTGAAGGACAAGCTGACGGTGCTGCGCGAATACAACACCGCCTACATTGCCATTACGCAGGAAGAGCTGCGCCAGTACGACTCCAAAACCGGTGATACCGAAGGGCTTGTAAACTTTGCGCTCAGCATCGAGGGCATTGTGTTTGCGGCCGTGCTCATCGACCGGGGACAGGCCATCAAGATTTCCTTCCGCTCGGTCGGCGACTTCTCGGTGAGCAGCTTCTCGCGCGACCATTTCCAGGGGGGCGGCCACCACAACGCGGCCGGCGGCATCAGCTACGACAAGCTGGAGCCCACCGTGCAACGTTTCCTGGGTTTGCTGCCTCAATACCAAAGCCAACTGGTGACGGCCCCGCTGGCAGTTGCGCCGCCTTCGGCGTAA
- a CDS encoding FKBP-type peptidyl-prolyl cis-trans isomerase, with product MHLHRNILSLALAAGVLGLASCNKGGDFAKTKTGIEYKIYKNDGGTKYSPRDVSADGDATYKDRLGKIMALDVEYRTAKDSVLFNSRKQQGIPMRIELQELKVKGGLEEALSLLQPGDSGVFRFNVDTIFAKSFKQPVPPFMKKAGNTMTMFVKAQKLQTREEAMADQQKMMMEQQQKMAAHAEDQLKKDDVILQEYVKKNNLTMQKDASGVYYMVTKPGTGPKPKAGQTVSVLYKGSLLDGKVFDSSEKMGNKPIDFPIGVGQVIPGWDKAIPLLAKGSKATLLIPSSLAYGQRGAGADIPADAPLRFDVELVDVK from the coding sequence ATGCATTTGCATCGCAACATTCTGAGCCTGGCCCTGGCGGCCGGCGTACTGGGCCTGGCCTCCTGCAACAAAGGCGGCGACTTCGCGAAGACGAAAACCGGCATCGAATACAAAATCTACAAAAACGACGGCGGTACCAAATATTCGCCGCGTGACGTAAGCGCCGATGGCGACGCGACTTACAAGGACCGTCTGGGCAAAATCATGGCGCTGGACGTGGAGTATCGCACGGCCAAAGACTCAGTGCTGTTTAACTCGCGCAAGCAGCAGGGTATTCCGATGCGCATTGAGCTGCAGGAGTTGAAAGTGAAAGGTGGCCTGGAAGAAGCTCTTTCGCTGCTCCAGCCCGGCGACTCAGGCGTGTTCCGTTTCAACGTGGATACCATTTTCGCCAAGTCGTTTAAGCAGCCGGTGCCGCCCTTCATGAAGAAAGCTGGCAACACCATGACCATGTTCGTGAAGGCGCAGAAGCTGCAGACCCGCGAAGAGGCCATGGCCGACCAGCAGAAAATGATGATGGAGCAGCAGCAGAAAATGGCGGCCCATGCGGAAGATCAGCTGAAGAAAGATGACGTGATTCTGCAGGAGTACGTGAAGAAAAACAACCTGACCATGCAGAAAGACGCTTCTGGCGTGTATTACATGGTGACCAAGCCCGGCACCGGCCCCAAGCCGAAAGCCGGCCAGACGGTTTCGGTGCTCTACAAAGGCTCGTTGCTGGATGGCAAAGTGTTCGACTCGTCGGAGAAAATGGGCAATAAGCCAATTGACTTTCCGATTGGCGTAGGCCAGGTGATTCCGGGCTGGGACAAAGCCATTCCGCTGCTGGCTAAAGGCAGCAAGGCTACGCTGCTGATTCCGTCGTCGCTGGCCTATGGGCAGCGTGGCGCTGGTGCCGACATTCCTGCCGATGCGCCCCTGCGCTTCGACGTGGAGTTGGTGGACGTGAAGTAG
- a CDS encoding FKBP-type peptidyl-prolyl cis-trans isomerase, translating to MKTGFKRSALVRVAVALLAVAAPALSGCGKTDYAKQQEQHQNEYKVIDDGLIQAYLTRHNITASGYTRTESGLYLVKISDGPAAGENIKGGQQADVKYVGRYLRDPATSNNYNETIIFDNSTDRRVPCGCLSVTVGASQVIKGWDEALLLMKKGDRKLLLIPSYLAYGPTGSGTIPPDEPLAFDMEVLDVR from the coding sequence ATGAAAACCGGATTCAAACGCTCGGCATTGGTGCGTGTGGCGGTGGCTCTGCTAGCCGTTGCGGCCCCGGCCCTCTCAGGCTGCGGCAAAACCGATTATGCCAAGCAGCAGGAACAGCATCAGAATGAATACAAAGTCATTGATGATGGCCTGATCCAGGCGTACCTGACGCGCCACAACATCACGGCGTCGGGGTACACGCGCACTGAGTCGGGACTGTACCTGGTAAAAATCAGCGACGGGCCGGCTGCTGGAGAGAATATCAAAGGCGGGCAGCAGGCTGACGTGAAATACGTGGGCCGCTACCTGCGCGACCCGGCTACCAGCAACAATTACAACGAAACTATCATCTTCGACAACTCGACCGACCGGCGCGTGCCTTGCGGCTGCCTGAGCGTAACGGTAGGTGCCAGCCAAGTAATTAAGGGCTGGGATGAGGCGTTGCTACTCATGAAGAAAGGTGACCGGAAACTGCTGCTGATTCCGTCGTATCTGGCGTATGGCCCAACGGGCAGCGGCACAATTCCTCCCGACGAGCCACTGGCCTTCGATATGGAAGTGCTGGACGTACGGTAA
- a CDS encoding FKBP-type peptidyl-prolyl cis-trans isomerase, giving the protein MQTIRCVLLLSCWLLSAVAWAQTVPATADSLSSPPANSLSTPSGIRYVVLRPGTGPQAVAGSRAAVYYRGFLPNGKLFDQTLFPNKPLRVRAGRGDVIKGWDELLLLLPVGSRVQAWIPARLAYGAKGVRSPADEDRYLIPPDTDLRFEMEIMPLK; this is encoded by the coding sequence ATGCAGACAATTCGGTGCGTATTGTTGCTGAGTTGCTGGCTGCTTTCGGCGGTAGCGTGGGCCCAGACGGTCCCGGCTACCGCCGATTCGCTTTCCAGCCCTCCTGCCAACAGTCTTTCTACTCCTAGTGGCATCCGCTATGTGGTGCTGCGGCCCGGCACTGGCCCGCAAGCCGTAGCCGGCAGCCGGGCGGCCGTATACTACCGGGGCTTCCTGCCCAACGGTAAGCTCTTCGACCAGACGCTGTTTCCAAACAAGCCGCTACGCGTGCGGGCGGGCCGCGGCGACGTCATCAAAGGCTGGGACGAGCTACTACTGCTGCTGCCCGTCGGGAGCCGCGTACAGGCCTGGATTCCGGCCCGGTTGGCGTATGGTGCCAAGGGCGTCCGCAGTCCTGCCGACGAGGACCGCTACCTCATTCCGCCAGACACCGACCTGCGCTTCGAGATGGAAATCATGCCGTTGAAATAG
- a CDS encoding FKBP-type peptidyl-prolyl cis-trans isomerase — translation MRRLLLPLPLLFFGFLGFGFQPFQGEPKPFSKTPSGIEYRIYRKVNGRYTLRTDVQPAGDATYASRVGKVLSAHLQYRTGKDSTVFNSRRQLRVPVQIPLAELKVKGGVEEAIALLQAGDSAIFRFQADSVFAKSFRQPVPPPVRQGGNVLQLLVKANQVMTPDEARTEQQRMVELAQQKEAAEAAQRLPKDIAAIQAYATRNKLPALQKAPGGTHYVITKRGTGPVPAPGQTVSVLYKGALLNGKVFDSSGKSGGRPIDVPIGRGMVIQGWDQAIPLLPKGSTAILLIPSGQAYGTRGAGPDIPANSILRFDVELVDVK, via the coding sequence ATGCGCCGCCTGTTGCTTCCTTTGCCGCTGTTGTTTTTCGGGTTCCTGGGTTTTGGCTTCCAGCCCTTTCAGGGAGAACCAAAACCCTTCAGCAAGACACCTTCCGGTATCGAGTACCGTATCTACCGGAAGGTGAACGGGCGCTACACGCTCCGTACTGATGTGCAACCAGCCGGTGATGCAACGTATGCCAGCCGGGTTGGCAAGGTTCTGTCGGCCCATCTGCAATACCGCACCGGCAAGGATTCAACCGTGTTTAACTCGCGGCGCCAGCTTCGGGTGCCCGTGCAGATACCGTTGGCGGAGCTGAAGGTAAAAGGAGGCGTGGAAGAGGCCATAGCGCTGCTGCAAGCCGGCGACTCGGCTATTTTCCGGTTTCAGGCCGACTCCGTTTTCGCGAAGTCGTTTCGGCAGCCAGTACCGCCACCCGTGCGGCAAGGCGGCAACGTGCTGCAGCTCCTGGTGAAGGCTAATCAGGTTATGACACCCGACGAAGCGCGCACCGAGCAGCAGCGCATGGTGGAGCTGGCCCAGCAGAAAGAAGCCGCCGAAGCGGCCCAGCGCCTGCCCAAGGATATTGCCGCCATTCAGGCGTATGCCACCCGCAACAAACTGCCAGCACTGCAGAAAGCGCCCGGCGGCACCCACTACGTCATCACGAAGCGCGGCACCGGGCCCGTGCCGGCACCCGGCCAGACGGTATCGGTACTATACAAAGGGGCGTTGCTGAACGGCAAGGTCTTCGACTCATCGGGGAAATCTGGTGGCCGGCCGATTGACGTGCCGATTGGCCGGGGCATGGTGATTCAGGGTTGGGACCAGGCTATTCCGCTTTTGCCCAAGGGCAGCACCGCCATTCTGCTCATTCCTTCCGGGCAGGCCTATGGTACCCGCGGCGCCGGCCCCGATATTCCTGCCAATTCTATCCTTCGCTTCGACGTGGAGTTGGTGGACGTGAAGTAG
- the recO gene encoding DNA repair protein RecO — MLIKTRGIVLSYIRYRETSIIARVYTERLGVQSYVVNGVRKAKPPGRIALFQPLTLLELVAYTSRTGGLTRLSEFRCAEPYSSLPYDVQKSSVALVLSEILGHALLEEEENEPLFQFLHDSLLTFDQQTSGHENFALTFLLGLARYLGFGVESGEEITTQVAFAATAPTAQGSGPAVLRLQEFEQYFDELLRDPAHATVPNGRIRRELLAVLIRYYQLHVERLGEVRSLSILSEVLAE; from the coding sequence ATGTTAATCAAAACCCGCGGTATTGTTCTGAGCTATATCCGATACCGGGAAACCAGCATCATTGCGCGGGTATACACCGAGCGGCTGGGTGTGCAGAGCTACGTAGTGAATGGCGTGCGCAAAGCCAAGCCCCCGGGCCGGATTGCGCTGTTTCAGCCGCTCACGCTGCTGGAGCTGGTGGCCTACACCTCACGCACTGGCGGCCTCACCCGTCTCTCGGAGTTCCGCTGCGCCGAGCCGTACAGCAGCCTGCCGTACGATGTGCAGAAAAGCAGTGTGGCATTGGTGCTATCCGAAATTCTGGGCCACGCGCTGCTGGAAGAAGAGGAAAACGAGCCGCTATTCCAGTTTCTGCATGATAGCCTGCTGACCTTCGACCAGCAGACCAGCGGCCACGAGAACTTCGCGCTGACATTTCTGCTGGGTTTGGCCCGCTACCTGGGTTTCGGCGTGGAAAGCGGCGAGGAAATTACAACGCAGGTGGCTTTTGCTGCTACCGCGCCTACCGCGCAGGGCAGTGGCCCGGCTGTGCTGCGCCTGCAGGAGTTTGAGCAGTATTTTGATGAACTTCTCCGCGACCCGGCGCACGCCACAGTGCCTAATGGCCGTATACGGCGCGAGCTGCTGGCGGTGCTTATCCGATACTACCAGCTGCACGTGGAACGGCTGGGCGAAGTCCGCTCTCTGTCTATTTTGTCAGAAGTGCTGGCTGAGTAG